In Blautia wexlerae DSM 19850, a single window of DNA contains:
- a CDS encoding cysteine-rich VLP domain-containing protein, with translation MKNDKTEPIPVMDYRQYRRARRLVHECCNYIDGNCIALDDGEECVCVQSISYSLLCRWFRTAVLPQDKELETALFHRLNAKKCAVCGALFTPRSNRAKYCPECSTRMKRINAAKRKRKQREKCHALGAEKPL, from the coding sequence ATGAAGAACGACAAGACTGAACCTATCCCCGTCATGGATTACCGCCAGTACCGCAGAGCGCGGAGGCTGGTGCATGAGTGCTGCAACTACATCGACGGAAATTGTATCGCCCTGGACGATGGGGAGGAATGTGTCTGTGTCCAGTCTATTTCCTACTCCCTGTTGTGCAGGTGGTTTCGGACGGCGGTATTGCCGCAGGATAAGGAACTGGAAACGGCGCTGTTCCACCGGCTGAATGCGAAGAAATGCGCCGTATGCGGGGCGCTGTTTACCCCCCGTTCTAACAGGGCCAAATACTGCCCGGAATGTTCCACTCGCATGAAGCGGATCAACGCCGCAAAGCGCAAGCGGAAACAACGGGAGAAATGTCACGCTTTAGGGGCTGAAAAACCCTTGTAA
- a CDS encoding type II toxin-antitoxin system YafQ family toxin → MKETKYTVKYTTSFKKDYKRAIKRGLKIELLEQVVALLAMGEPLPDKNRDHDLSGDWAGHRECHILPDWLLVYRIEDDVLVLTLARTGTHSDLFGK, encoded by the coding sequence ATGAAAGAAACCAAATATACCGTCAAGTACACGACCAGTTTCAAAAAGGACTACAAACGAGCTATAAAGCGTGGCTTGAAAATTGAGCTGTTGGAGCAGGTCGTAGCATTGCTGGCAATGGGCGAACCGCTGCCAGATAAGAACCGTGACCATGACCTGTCCGGCGATTGGGCAGGCCATCGGGAATGTCATATTCTCCCGGACTGGCTGCTTGTCTACCGCATAGAAGATGATGTTCTGGTGCTGACGCTGGCCCGCACCGGCACACACAGCGACTTGTTCGGCAAATAA
- a CDS encoding phage replisome organizer N-terminal domain-containing protein: protein MSDNRKYYYLKLKENYFDDDSIVLLESMQDGVLYSNILLKLYLKSLKHGGRLQLDEDIPYTAQMIATITRQHIGTVERALQIFLKLGLVEVLDSGTFYMSNIELLIGQSSTEAERKRAARLQNKALSAPRTNGGHLSDIRPPEIELEKEIEIKREIEKGRSARAYGRYQNVFLTDGELADLQASFPTVWGQYIEKLSEYMASTGKRYQSHAATIRRWAGEDAKKAVTPSRNRDYSVKEDETV, encoded by the coding sequence ATGTCAGACAACCGAAAATATTATTACCTGAAACTCAAAGAAAACTATTTTGACGATGATTCCATCGTGCTGCTGGAAAGTATGCAGGATGGTGTGCTGTATTCCAACATTCTGCTCAAGCTGTATCTGAAATCGCTGAAACATGGTGGACGGCTTCAACTTGACGAGGACATTCCTTACACGGCGCAGATGATCGCCACCATCACCCGCCAGCATATCGGCACTGTGGAGAGGGCCTTGCAAATCTTCCTGAAGCTGGGCCTTGTGGAAGTGCTGGACAGCGGCACCTTCTACATGAGCAATATTGAACTGCTGATCGGCCAGTCCTCCACCGAGGCCGAGCGAAAGCGGGCGGCGAGGCTCCAAAACAAGGCTCTTTCCGCGCCCCGGACAAACGGCGGACATTTGTCCGACATTCGTCCACCAGAGATAGAGTTAGAGAAAGAGATAGAGATAAAGAGAGAGATAGAGAAGGGACGCTCCGCCCGCGCCTATGGCCGTTACCAGAATGTTTTCCTGACGGACGGGGAACTGGCAGACTTACAGGCCAGCTTTCCCACCGTATGGGGCCAGTACATCGAAAAGCTGTCCGAGTACATGGCCTCTACCGGCAAGCGGTATCAGAGCCATGCAGCGACCATCCGGCGCTGGGCCGGTGAGGACGCTAAAAAAGCTGTCACACCCTCACGCAACCGGGATTACAGCGTAAAGGAGGATGAAACTGTATGA
- the mobQ gene encoding MobQ family relaxase codes for MPPIDFCHIPVSIIKRSAGRSAVAAAAYRSGTKLTNEWDGMTHDYTRKGGIVHAEIMLPAHAPPEFADRSILWNSVEQIEKARDSQLAREIEAALPRELSGEQQLALVRAYVKDNFVGKGMCADFAIHDKGTGNPHVHIMLTVRPLKENGAWGAKCRKAYDLDENGQRIPDGKGGWKNHREDTTDWNDKGNVEIWRAAWAACTNRALEAAGHPALVDHRSYKRQGIDKIPSVHLGPAASQMEKRGIRTDKGEVNRQIAADNKLLKEIKARITRLYRWSKAETEKPQTQQSSLTALWEAQQQLKRPDTRTGKIRALQESAALFSFLQANGIQSMQQLHEKIADMNSRYYDLRGKIVKAERRITTLTERGEMWEQYNQYKSIHKQLAKVKPEKREQFEQRHSRELILYDAAARYLKELKDNGEAITPKAWQREIDQLTAGKQTDTLAMKSMREDLKAVERLRKTAEQLSRQERDKPHDREPER; via the coding sequence GTGCCACCCATAGATTTTTGTCATATCCCCGTCAGTATTATCAAGCGCAGCGCAGGCCGTTCTGCTGTTGCCGCAGCTGCTTACCGCAGCGGAACCAAGCTGACAAATGAATGGGATGGAATGACCCACGACTACACCCGGAAAGGCGGCATTGTCCATGCGGAGATCATGCTGCCTGCCCACGCGCCGCCGGAATTTGCAGACCGATCTATCCTCTGGAACAGCGTGGAGCAAATCGAGAAAGCAAGGGACAGCCAGCTTGCCCGCGAGATTGAAGCAGCCCTGCCCCGTGAACTGTCCGGCGAACAGCAGCTTGCCCTTGTGCGTGCCTATGTGAAGGACAACTTTGTAGGCAAAGGAATGTGCGCCGACTTTGCTATCCATGACAAGGGAACCGGCAACCCCCATGTTCATATCATGCTGACCGTCCGGCCCCTGAAAGAAAATGGCGCATGGGGCGCAAAGTGCCGCAAGGCATACGACCTGGACGAGAATGGACAGCGTATCCCGGACGGGAAAGGCGGCTGGAAGAACCACCGGGAGGACACCACCGACTGGAACGACAAAGGGAATGTGGAGATTTGGCGGGCGGCATGGGCGGCCTGCACCAACAGGGCATTGGAGGCCGCCGGTCATCCCGCCCTGGTAGACCACCGCAGCTACAAGCGACAGGGCATTGATAAAATCCCCTCTGTCCATCTGGGGCCAGCCGCCAGCCAAATGGAAAAGCGCGGTATCCGCACCGACAAGGGAGAAGTAAACCGGCAGATCGCCGCCGACAACAAGCTGCTGAAAGAAATCAAAGCCCGCATTACCCGTCTTTATCGCTGGTCGAAAGCCGAAACGGAAAAACCACAAACACAGCAAAGCAGCTTGACCGCCTTGTGGGAGGCCCAGCAGCAGCTCAAGCGGCCTGACACCCGCACCGGCAAAATCCGGGCTTTGCAAGAAAGCGCTGCACTATTCAGCTTTTTGCAGGCAAACGGCATCCAGTCTATGCAGCAGCTTCATGAAAAAATCGCTGATATGAACAGCCGTTACTATGACCTGCGCGGAAAGATCGTCAAGGCCGAGCGCCGGATCACTACCCTTACCGAGCGCGGGGAGATGTGGGAACAGTACAACCAGTACAAGTCCATCCACAAGCAGCTTGCCAAAGTAAAGCCGGAAAAACGGGAACAGTTTGAACAGCGCCACAGCCGGGAACTGATCCTCTATGACGCAGCGGCCCGGTATCTGAAAGAACTGAAAGACAACGGCGAGGCAATCACCCCGAAGGCATGGCAGCGGGAAATCGACCAGCTGACCGCCGGAAAGCAGACGGATACGCTTGCCATGAAATCAATGCGGGAGGATTTGAAAGCAGTGGAACGGCTCCGCAAAACCGCCGAGCAGTTGTCCCGACAGGAACGGGACAAACCTCACGACCGGGAACCGGAGCGGTAA
- a CDS encoding ATP-binding protein, which translates to MIEITAEIRAFIDKAAVGVELAGDEYIDPSDGLIHCKKCGGQRQTVVPCFGKSGYFMPRCICQCQREAEEQRKAAEERQRRMERIKRRKAQGLQDRYLYDYTFSNDNGQNPLMDKAHAYVENWKEAYKSNIGLLLFGDVGTGKSFFAGCIANALLDQDVPVLMTNFPTILNRLTGMFSEDRSEFIASFDEYDLLIIDDLGVERSTEYAMEQMFFVIDSRYRSRRPMIITTNLKLSELKNPPDLAHARIYDRILERCAPILFDGKNFREENAGATRQTAKDIVNSKQD; encoded by the coding sequence ATGATTGAGATTACCGCAGAAATCCGGGCGTTCATCGACAAGGCAGCTGTCGGTGTGGAATTGGCCGGGGACGAGTATATAGATCCGTCAGACGGTCTCATCCACTGTAAGAAATGCGGCGGACAGAGGCAGACCGTTGTGCCATGCTTTGGGAAATCCGGCTACTTTATGCCGCGCTGCATCTGCCAGTGCCAGCGGGAGGCTGAGGAGCAGCGCAAGGCTGCTGAAGAACGGCAGCGCCGCATGGAGCGTATCAAACGCCGAAAGGCACAGGGCTTGCAAGACCGTTATCTGTACGACTACACATTTTCCAATGATAACGGGCAAAACCCATTGATGGACAAGGCTCACGCCTATGTGGAGAACTGGAAAGAGGCATATAAGAGCAATATCGGGCTTTTGCTGTTTGGAGATGTGGGAACCGGCAAGTCTTTTTTCGCCGGATGTATTGCCAACGCTCTACTTGACCAGGATGTGCCGGTGCTGATGACGAACTTCCCCACCATTCTGAACCGCCTGACCGGGATGTTCTCTGAGGACAGGTCAGAGTTTATTGCCAGCTTTGACGAATATGACCTGCTTATCATTGACGATCTGGGTGTAGAGCGCAGTACAGAATATGCTATGGAGCAGATGTTTTTCGTCATCGACAGCCGCTATCGCAGCCGCAGACCCATGATTATCACAACAAACTTGAAACTGTCCGAGTTGAAAAACCCGCCTGATCTGGCTCACGCCCGTATCTATGACCGTATTTTGGAACGGTGTGCGCCGATTCTTTTTGACGGGAAGAATTTCCGGGAAGAAAATGCCGGTGCTACCCGACAGACAGCAAAAGACATTGTAAACAGTAAGCAAGACTGA
- a CDS encoding type II toxin-antitoxin system RelB/DinJ family antitoxin codes for MAGNTTNISIRMDADLKAQADALFTELGMNLTTAFNIFVRQSLREGGIPFEVRLEQPNKETVAAMLEAERIAKDPSVKGYNDLDELFADLKR; via the coding sequence ATGGCTGGAAATACCACAAACATCAGTATCCGCATGGACGCAGATTTGAAAGCACAGGCGGACGCACTGTTTACTGAACTTGGCATGAACCTGACTACGGCGTTTAACATCTTTGTGCGCCAGTCGCTTCGTGAAGGCGGCATTCCCTTTGAAGTAAGGCTGGAACAGCCGAACAAAGAAACGGTTGCTGCCATGCTGGAAGCGGAAAGGATTGCAAAAGACCCGTCTGTAAAGGGCTACAATGACCTTGACGAGTTGTTTGCTGACCTGAAAAGATGA